The proteins below come from a single Aegilops tauschii subsp. strangulata cultivar AL8/78 chromosome 6, Aet v6.0, whole genome shotgun sequence genomic window:
- the LOC109737526 gene encoding probable protein phosphatase 2C 26, producing MGSGASRLLTACACSRPAPASVDAEPCLDDALGHSFCYASAAAYSSSFRHGISGAALSANSSVPVPLYLSSSAAGAGSVPQNYSSAFHTSSSFSSAPLQLSNLSSGPLFLSGPIDRGAQLSGPLDAAVPFSGPLPTKPTKRTSSSSRGLSSRFRKPLFGSLRRSVSEKHQPALMVPLRRDDGVQWAHGRAGEDRVHVVVSEDQRWLFVGIYDGFNGPEAPDFLVANLYRFLLRELRGIFYEEADRDSKRLWQFLADGDDDDNELDFSGSGRFAMSLARLKERRFNMWAHAAAVGDDEISREWGPKKLEAAPAVRDHGAVLGALTRALASTEAAYLDMTDQSMGSHPELAVTGACLLVALVRDDDVYVMNLGDSRAIVAQRADDDHGCGLGAMRMDDIGVGLEIESRPVGYPMIGLEALQLSIDHSTSIEEEVQRIKREHPDDDQCIVNDRVKGRLKVTRAFGAGYLKQAKLNNGLLEMFRNEYIGDAPYISCIPSLCHHKLTSRDQFLVLSSDGLYQYLSNEEVVLHVENFMERFPEGDPAQSLIEELLSRAAKKAGMDFYELLDIPQGDRRKYHDDVTVMVVSLEGRIWKSSGTYV from the exons ATGGGCAGCGGCGCGTCACGGCTGCTCACCGCGTGCGCGTGCTCGCGGCCGGCGCCGGCGTCCGTCGACGCGGAGCCCTGCCTGGACGACGCGCTCGGCCACTCCTTCTGCtacgcctccgccgccgcctacTCCTCCTCCTTCCGCCACGGCATCTCCGGCGCCGCGCTCTCCGCCAACTCCTCCGTGCCCGTGCCGCTCtacctctcctcctccgccgccggcgcgGGCTCCGTGCCGCAGAACTACTCCTCCGCGTTCCAcacatcctcctccttctcctccgcgccGCTGCAGCTCTCCAACCTCTCCTCGGGGCCCCTGTTCCTCTCCGGGCCCATCGACCGCGGCGCCCAGCTCTCCGGTCCGCTCGACGCCGCCGTGCCCTTCTCCGGCCCGCTCCCCACCAAGCCCACCAAGCGCACCTCCTCCTCGTCCAGAGGGCTCTCCAGCAGGTTCCGGAAGCCGTTATTCGGCAGCCTGCGGCGGAGCGTGTCGGAGAAGCACCAGCCGGCGCTCATGGTGCCACTCCGCCGAGACGACGGCGTGCAATGGGCGCACGGGCGCGCAGGGGAGGACCGCGTCCACGTGGTTGTCTCCGAGGACCAGCGTTGGCTGTTCGTCGGCATTTACGATGGCTTCAACGGCCCTGAGGCCCCCGACTTCCTTGTTGCCAACCTCTACCGCTTCCTCCTACGCGAGCTTCGTGGGATATTCTACGAAGAGGCAGACAGGGATAGCAAGCGGCTGTGGCAGTTCCTCGCCGACGGTGATGACGATGACAACGAACTCGACTTTTCAGGTTCCGGCAGGTTTGCAATGTCGCTTGCCAGGCTCAAGGAGCGGCGGTTCAACATGTGGGCACATGCAGCGGCTGTGGGTGATGATGAAATCAGCAGGGAGTGGGGTCCCAAGAAGTTGGAGGCAGCGCCAGCAGTGAGGGATCATGGAGCTGTGCTTGGTGCGCTCACTCGGGCGCTGGCCTCGACGGAGGCAGCATACCTCGACATGACTGACCAATCAATGGGATCCCACCCAGAGTTGGCGGTGACCGGGGCATGCCTGCTTGTGGCATTGGTGAGGGATGACGACGTGTATGTAATGAATCTTGGGGACAGCCGCGCCATTGTGGCGCAACGAGCAGATGATGACCATGGTTGCGGGCTTGGAGCCATGAGGATGGATGATATTGGCGTGGGATTGGAGATCGAGTCAAGGCCTGTCGGATATCCCATGATTGGGCTTGAGGCACTGCAGCTATCTATCGATCATAGCACCAGCATCGAAGAG GAAGTGCAGAGAATCAAACGTGAACATCCAGATGATGATCAGTGTATCGTAAATGACAGAGTAAAGGGCCGTTTAAAAGTTACCCGAGCATTTGGCGCTGGGTATCTCAAGCAG GCGAAGTTGAACAATGGATTGCTCGAGATGTTCCGCAATGAGTACATAGGTGATGCACCATACATATCATGCATACCTTCTCTTTGCCATCACAAGCTCACTTCAAGGGACCAGTTTTTGGTACTTTCTTCCGATGGCTTATATCAGTACCTGAGCAACGAGGAGGTCGTTCTGCATGTTGAGAATTTCATGGAGAGATTTCCTGAAGGCGATCCAGCACAGAGTCTAATTGAGGAACTTCTTTCCCGTGCAGCAAAGAAAGCTG GTATGGATTTCTACGAGCTACTAGATATACCTCAAGGGGACCGGAGGAAATACCACGACGACGTCACCGTCATGGTTGTTTCCCTGGAAGGTAGAATATGGAAATCGTCTGGAACTTATGTGTGA